The following are encoded together in the Maniola jurtina chromosome 27, ilManJurt1.1, whole genome shotgun sequence genome:
- the LOC123878950 gene encoding uncharacterized protein LOC123878950, giving the protein MSVDRVSLSVGILSTFDHGRGDSWKSYKGRLLQWYIANDINATTDATGIRRRAILLSALAEGSYQLAVDLALPKTLEDVPFEDILAILDAHFTPKRLGIGERHKFYAATQQPSESHTEWAARLRGLTAHCNFSNVEEALRDRFVIGMRPGLEKEKLYAKDLTELTLTKAVELAESIRCAHAGAASSSNAGVIASAVEVERGAMFKMEGTKSDSKNSASAGVSATKSKCHVCGFFHKSKICKYRNHVCNRCHVAGHLRRACPQIGYVATGGAAEDDDDDVYTS; this is encoded by the exons ATGTCGGTCGATCGGGTGTCGTTGTCGGTCGGGATTTTATCGACTTTTGACCACGGTCGTGGTGACTCTTGGAAGTCATATAAAGGTCGACTGCTACAGTGGTATATCGCGAACGATATAAACGCGACAACAGATGCAACGGGGATCAGACGACGGGCTATTTTACTTAGTGCACTCGCGGAAGGATCATACCAACTTGCGGTGGATTTGGCCTTGCCGAAAACGCTAGAAGACGTTCCATTCGAGGACATACTAGCTATCTTGGACGCACACTTCACACCGAAGAGGTTGGGCATCGGTGAGAGGCATAAATTTTATGCAGCAACACAGCAACCGTCAGAGTCGCATACAGAATGGGCGGCTAGACTGCGGGGGCTGACGGCTCATTGTAATTTTAGCAACGTGGAAGAAGCACTGCGGGATCGCTTTGTAATAGGCATGCGGCCGGGGCTCGAGAAGGAGAAGCTGTATGCTAAGGATCTCACAGAGCTCACTCTCACGAAGGCGGTGGAGCTGGCGGAGAGTATCCGGTGCGCGCACGCTGGAGCTGCTAGCAGTTCCAATGCAGGTGTCATTGCGAGCGCGGTTGAGGTGGAGCGCGGCGCCATGTTCAAGATGGAAGGAACAAAAAGTGATAGCAAAAATAGTGCAAGTGCTGGTGTGAGTGCGACAAAATCTAAATGCCATGTCTGTGGATTTTtccataaatcaaaaatatgtaaatataggAATCATGTGTGTAACCGGTGTCATGTCGCGGGGCATCTTCGAAGGGCATGCCCCCAGATAGGGTACGTAGCCACAGGCGGAGCCGCCGAGGACGACGATGATGACG TGTACACAAGTTAG
- the LOC123878940 gene encoding serine protease filzig, producing MPCLHEIIIHFHFISEARKLFGGYKITPSYCKASRAAKYNRGNTICMFNHECVQRGGEVVGACMDGFLFGACCQLPSDSQSHIPKGPGVVMTSYLDYPDPETETEDYDGEQLSAWHNSFKPVVTPGYRPTQASSATVKAELDLSTESQHIINEGLTQITNTLLNTPPKDNTFIYAKPEGAYNHVVAETILFHENGSEVNDIARPSDFNIQISSMQTKPTVPPTTTSASSPSIIVSTHRPIYKPVFKPKPTKLTTEKPTTESYIPISTVTKEKMPELTSIDSIIQMLNESTPSMKDEVTPPSMDIMETKSSPGPSTVTPVSYSSSFPNYYPSTGHYVTLKPSTYQSTQSTKYSTNKKPLITKKPYGNTTPNSIPQDLRPVKPYYSSPKPSQSTSQEIQAFNRYPTNPEDFDDSVTTFSYVSSTTTMKPTSTKRKPPSTSYVTGSKPLRRPVTPPSDFISTYDANIDTFSSVTPTVIVLGGLSTKPETEETQFVEISQEPFKKPVSQITVNNHIESTNNIFVNKPPKTEKPKPVTSYARPSSPTVVITPKPTPTTPFPNKVFTRPVSNYQSSTTISTIFESYTEYPSSTVKPEMQTSFDDLINFPPVRNPMLNATGSNPSVYNTSVAIDNEFDILQDVDFTTPTWHEDVKLNEKMNLFVNKIVGSLQGTFQELHDIVILDKKPNATLTRLTTAKPPKKTLPTRKPLTTTKKPIRLTSRKPPPKTTKKPVKLSTSARKPTTTTPIPTTTPTTTTTTKKPITTTKKTKPTRKVTTTTITTTITELADEVTTEATEGYSEPIDYNDKNLCGVRPLVKSGRIVGGKNARFGEWPWQVLVRESTWLGLFTKNKCGGVLITNRYVTTAAHCQPGFLASLVAVFGENDISSDVEPRRPVSKNVRRVIVHRQYDAATFENDLALLELDTPVQFDAHIVPICMPPDEADFTGRFATVTGWGRLKYGGGVPSVLQEVQVPVIENSACQEMFHTAGHAKKILNSFICAGYANGQKDSCEGDSGGPLVLQRDDGKWQLVGTVSHGIKCAAPYLPGVYMRTTFYKPWLKSITGVH from the exons ATGCCA TGCCTACatgaaataattattcattttcatttcatttcagaagCAAGAAAACTCTTCGGCGGCTACAAAATCACACCATCGTACTGCAAAGCAAGTAGAGCTGCCAAATATAATAGAGGAAACACAATATGCATGTTCAACCATGAATGCGTGCAGCGTGGAGGCGAAGTGGTGGGCGCTTGTATGGATGGATTCCTCTTTGGAGCCTGCTGTCAACTGCCATCCGACTCACAGTCACATATACCGAAAGGCCCAGGAGTTGTCATGACCAGCTACCTAGACTACCCTGATCCTGAGACAGAAACTGAAGATTATGATGGTGAACAGCTCAGCGCTTGGCATAACAGCTTCAAACCAGTCGTCACACCAGGTTACAGACCAACCCAAGCGTCTTCAGCAACAGTTAAAGCTGAACTGGATTTAAGTACAGAAAGCCAACACATAATAAACGAAGGACTCACTCAGATCACTAATACTTTATTAAACACTCCACCAAAAGATAATACATTTATTTACGCTAAACCAGAAGGTGCATATAACCATGTGGTTGCAGAAACTATATTATTCCATGAGAATGGATCAGAAGTTAATGATATAGCAAGACCTTCAGACTTCAATATACAGATATCATCTATGCAAACTAAACCTACCGTGCCGCCAACAACTACATCTGCTTCATCTCCTTCTATTATAGTGTCAACACACAGACCTATATACAAACctgtattcaaacctaaacctacAAAGCTAACAACTGAAAAACCAACAACAGAAAGCTATATACCAATTTCAACggtaacaaaagaaaaaatgccTGAATTGACTTCTATAGATAGtataatacaaatgctaaatGAAAGCACTCCAAGTATGAAAGATGAAGTAACTCCACCTTCAATGGATATAATGGAGACTAAATCTTCACCAGGTCCTTCTACTGTTACACCAGTATCATATAGCAGTAGTTTCCCTAACTACTACCCCTCAACCGGACATTATGTTACCCTAAAACCTTCGACGTACCAAAGCACGCAATCAACAAAATACTCAACCAATAAAAAACCTTTGATAACTAAAAAACCTTACGGGAATACAACACCAAACAGTATACCTCAAGATTTAAGACCAGTAAAACCTTACTACTCATCCCCTAAACCTAGTCAATCAACTAGTCAAGAAATCCAAGCTTTTAACAGATATCCGACTAATCCAGAAGATTTTGATGACTCAGTTACAACGTTCAGTTATGTGAGTTCGACTACAACTATGAAACCAACTTCAACTAAGAGAAAACCACCTTCTACCAGCTATGTAACTGGATCCAAACCACTAAGACGACCAGTGACTCCTCCAAGCGATTTCATATCAACTTATGATGCTAACATAGACACATTTTCAAGCGTAACCCCAACAGTTATAGTACTAGGTGGACTAAGTACTAAACCTGAAACAGAAGAAACTCAATTCGTGGAAATTTCGCAAGAACCATTCAAGAAACCAGTCAGTCAAATTACAGTCAACAACCACATTGAATCAACAAACAACATTTTCGTCAACAAACCACCGAAAACAGAAAAACCAAAACCAGTGACATCATATGCAAGACCATCATCTCCAACAGTAGTTATAACACCCAAACCTACTCCCACTACTCCTTTCCCGAACAAAGTATTCACTCGACCAGTATCCAACTACCAGTCCAGTACAACTATCAGTACAATTTTCGAGTCATACACAGAGTATCCTTCGTCGACAGTTAAACCTGAAATGCAAACTTCTTTTGACGATCTAATTAACTTCCCACCAGTAAGAAATCCTATGCTAAATGCTACGGGTTCTAACCCAAGCGTTTACAATACAAGCGTAGCCATTGATAACGAATTCGACATACTACAAGATGTAGACTTCACAACACCTACGTGGCATGAAGATGtaaaattgaatgaaaaaatgaatttgtttgtaaataaaatcGTTGGTAGCTTACAAGGAACCTTCCAAGAGTTGCATGATATAGTTATTCTTGATAAAAAACCGAATGCGACTTTAACTAGATTGACTACTGCGAAGCCTCCGAAAAAGACTCTACCGACTAGAAAACCATTGACGACTACGAAAAAACCGATTAGACTTACTTCGAGAAAACCTCCTCCGAAGACAACAAAGAAACCTGTCAAATTGTCTACGTCTGCCAGAAAACCGACTACAACTACCCCCATTCCAACAACTACCCCGACTACGACTACGACTACCAAAAAGCCG ATCACGACTACAAAAAAAACCAAGCCTACAAGGAAAGTGACTACAACTACAATCACGACTACAATAACAGAATTAGCCGATGAAGTTACAACCGAAGCAACGGAAGGATACTCCGAACCTATTGATTATAATGATAAAAACT TATGCGGCGTCCGTCCATTAGTCAAGTCAGGGCGTATAGTGGGAGGCAAGAACGCCAGGTTCGGAGAGTGGCCCTGGCAAGTCTTGGTCAGGGAGTCGACGTGGCTTGGCCTGTTCACCAAGAACAAGTGCGGTGGTGTCCTCATCACTAACAGATACGTCACTACTGCTGCCCATTGTCAACCTGG ATTCCTAGCATCACTAGTAGCAGTATTCGGAGAGAATGACATATCCAGTGACGTGGAACCTCGACGGCCTGTATCCAAGAACGTGAGAAGAGTGATCGTGCATAGACAGTATGATGCTGCCACCTTCGAGAACGATTTAGCGTTGCTTGAACTGGATACGCCTGTACAATTTGATGCGCATATTG TGCCCATCTGCATGCCGCCCGATGAAGCTGACTTTACAGGCCGATTCGCCACAGTGACTGGATGGGGCCGTTTGAAATATGGAGGAGGAGTACCATCTGTACTTCAAGAGGTTCAA GTACCAGTGATAGAAAACAGCGCTTGCCAGGAGATGTTCCACACTGCAGGCCACGCGAAGAAGATCCTCAATTCCTTCATCTGCGCTGGCTACGCGAACGGGCAGAAGGATTCGTGTGAA ggcGACAGTGGAGGACCTCTAGTTCTGCAACGTGATGACGGCAAATGGCAGCTGGTTGGTACTGTATCACATGGTATCAAATGCGCAGCACCTTACTTACCAGGCGTGTACATGAGGACCACGTTCTACAAACCTTGGCTGAAATCTATCACTGGTGTTCACTGA